The Chitiniphilus purpureus sequence CTGGATCAATGGGCGTATGAGCATGGGGTGACGCTGGACTTCTCGCGCCCCGGCAAACCCACGGATAACGCGTTCATCGAGTCATTCAATGGTAGTCTGCGCGACGAATGCCTGAACGTGCACTGGTTTCTGTCGCTGGATGACGCGCGTGAGAAGATCGAGCGTTGGCGAATGGATTACAACGAATTCAGGCCGCACAGTGCGCTGGGTGACCTGACCCCGGGCGAGTTCCGGCTCGCCCACCTTGAAGCTGGGAATCTCTAGCTTCGACCGCTCGGTTAAGCGGGAGGAGGTCATGGTGGATTGGACTCTAAAGTCACGCGCTACTCAAGATGGGGTGGACGTCGGGTATTTCACATCTACATGCACGAAACCGGGCTCGTATGCCTTGAATGACTTGCCCTGGTCAGGACGCGGTGGCGGCGGCTCCAGGGCCTGCAGACGGCTGACGCCATGACGGGCCAGACAACGGCCAAGGCCGGCCCGGGAAACGTTGGGGTTGAGGAATTCGCGGACCACGACCAGCAAATCAAGTAGTGCCAAGCGCCGCAACTTGCGCAGTTCGACGACGATGTATTCCTGAGCCGGTGTTAGCGTGGTTTGCAGGCGATGCGCGGTATGGGACTCATCATGCACGGTCGTGCGCTCGCGCCATTTGGCGATGGTGGGTTTACTGACACCATAACGGCGAGCGAGCTCGGCATCAGTGATGGAGGGCGGCGTAGCCTGGATTTCGGCGCGGACTGCCGGGGTGGTACGGGCGCGGCCATGCAGACGGAGGTGCATACGGCGGACTCGGAGGTCGAGGCGCGTAGCGTACTCAAAACCGAACGGGCCAAGTAGAGTCGCCAACTGCGCGTCGGTAAATTATGATCCGAGACTAAACAGCTACGACAGCCAGCTCAAACCGTATCTTTAAAACGGTGGTCTGGCCCCCAACGAGGCTGAGTGCAATTATTGCCTTGGCTATAACTATGTGGCCAAAATTAGTTGACCACTACAAAGCGCCCAACCTTGTGCCCCGGCTTGCCCTTGGAGGTCACCCAGGTGTAGATGGTGTCTTTGGCTACGCCGAGGTAGTCGGCGATTTCATCGACAGAGAGCCAGCGGTCGTCCATGTCTGCATCCAAACAGAAATGCGCTGCCAGCGTGGCGGCAACTGAACACAGTCTACGCCACTTTCAGCCAGTTCAATAGGGTTTGAACCTGTTTTGATCGGGTTAGGCCTTGTCAGGGTCGTTTGAGTCTGGCGCGGTCGGCTTCAATCCCAACCTGGCTTCAAGTGCCAGAACGCGAGCCTCCCGCGCTTCCAACTCCGTGATCAACAACTGCGCTTCAAGCATCGTCTTGTGCGCGAATGAGCGAAGCTGACGGTCACGCTCACCCGTTCCACGCGTGATCTCACGCGCACGCTGG is a genomic window containing:
- a CDS encoding excisionase family DNA-binding protein, translated to MDDRWLSVDEIADYLGVAKDTIYTWVTSKGKPGHKVGRFVVVN